In Paenibacillus ihbetae, the following are encoded in one genomic region:
- the rplI gene encoding 50S ribosomal protein L9, whose translation MKVIFIKDMKGQGKKGEVKEVSEGYATNFLFPRGVARPATEGNMKTLEQQQASEQKRKAQEKEEAQALGKKLEEMTVVLKAKAGEGGRLFGAITSKQIAEALAGQKIKIDKRKIELGEPIRTLGVTQVPVKLHPDVKVTLKVQITEE comes from the coding sequence ATGAAAGTGATTTTTATAAAGGATATGAAGGGCCAAGGCAAGAAAGGCGAAGTGAAGGAAGTATCGGAAGGCTATGCAACAAACTTCTTGTTCCCGCGCGGGGTTGCGCGTCCGGCAACGGAGGGCAACATGAAGACGCTGGAGCAGCAGCAGGCATCCGAGCAGAAGCGCAAGGCTCAAGAGAAGGAAGAGGCTCAAGCGCTTGGCAAGAAGCTGGAGGAAATGACGGTTGTCCTGAAAGCGAAGGCCGGCGAAGGCGGCCGTCTCTTCGGCGCGATTACGAGCAAGCAAATTGCCGAAGCGCTCGCAGGACAGAAAATTAAGATCGACAAGCGCAAAATCGAGCTGGGCGAACCGATTCGAACTCTGGGCGTAACACAGGTACCGGTGAAGCTGCACCCTGATGTGAAGGTAACGCTTAAGGTTCAAATTACGGAGGAATAA
- the dnaB gene encoding replicative DNA helicase yields MGGELYFDRVPPQNLEAEQAVLGAILLQSEALITAMERVQTEDFYDKTHQMIYEVMVQLGEENQPIDLVTLTSRLQDKGQLEEIGGVSYLAKLAHAVPTAANVDYYAQIIEEKSMLRRLIRTATQIVSEGYTGGEDVAGMLSEAERRILEISNRRTGSGFIAIRDVLMEVFEKVEVLHQNRGSTTGIPSGFVDLDKMTSGFQRSDLIIVAARPSVGKTAFALNIAQNVAIRAKETVAIFSLEMSAPQLVQRMICAEANLDAGVMRTGDFKGDEDWSKLTMGIAALSEAEIYIDDTPGVTVADIRAKCRRLKKEKGLGMILIDYLQLIHGRGKPGENRQQEVSEISRTLKQIARELEVPVIALSQLSRGVEQRQDKRPMMSDLRESGSIEQDADIVAFLYRDDYYNQETEKKNIIEIIIAKQRNGPVGTVELVFLKNFNKFVNYERTHADAFAAG; encoded by the coding sequence ATGGGAGGAGAACTCTATTTCGATCGGGTCCCCCCGCAGAACCTCGAAGCCGAACAGGCGGTGCTGGGGGCCATTCTGCTGCAGAGCGAAGCGCTGATTACGGCGATGGAGCGGGTGCAGACCGAGGACTTCTACGACAAAACGCACCAGATGATCTACGAAGTGATGGTGCAGCTCGGAGAAGAGAATCAGCCGATCGATCTGGTGACCCTCACCTCCCGTCTTCAGGATAAAGGACAGCTTGAGGAAATCGGCGGCGTCAGCTATTTGGCCAAGCTGGCGCATGCGGTTCCGACGGCGGCGAACGTGGACTATTACGCGCAGATCATCGAAGAGAAATCGATGCTCCGGCGGCTGATCCGAACAGCGACGCAGATCGTGAGCGAAGGCTATACCGGCGGCGAAGACGTGGCCGGCATGCTGAGCGAGGCGGAGCGCCGCATTCTCGAAATTTCCAACCGGCGCACGGGCAGCGGATTCATAGCGATCCGGGATGTGCTGATGGAAGTGTTCGAGAAGGTGGAGGTTCTGCATCAGAACCGGGGCAGCACGACGGGAATTCCGTCCGGCTTCGTGGATCTCGATAAAATGACGAGCGGCTTCCAGCGCAGTGACCTCATTATCGTAGCGGCACGTCCATCCGTAGGTAAAACGGCGTTCGCCCTGAATATCGCGCAGAATGTTGCGATTCGGGCGAAGGAGACGGTTGCGATCTTCAGTCTGGAGATGTCCGCGCCGCAGCTGGTTCAGCGTATGATCTGCGCCGAGGCTAACCTCGACGCAGGCGTCATGCGGACCGGTGATTTTAAAGGCGATGAGGACTGGTCCAAGCTAACGATGGGGATCGCCGCATTGTCGGAAGCGGAAATTTATATTGATGATACGCCTGGAGTGACGGTTGCCGATATCCGGGCGAAGTGCCGGCGTCTGAAGAAAGAGAAGGGGCTCGGGATGATTCTGATTGACTACCTGCAGCTCATTCACGGGCGCGGCAAGCCGGGCGAGAACCGGCAGCAGGAGGTATCCGAAATTTCCCGTACGCTCAAGCAGATTGCGCGGGAGCTGGAAGTGCCGGTAATCGCGTTGTCCCAGCTGAGCCGGGGCGTCGAGCAGCGTCAGGACAAGCGTCCGATGATGAGTGACCTTCGGGAATCCGGTTCGATCGAGCAGGATGCCGATATCGTCGCGTTCTTATACCGGGATGATTATTACAATCAGGAGACGGAGAAGAAGAACATCATCGAGATCATTATTGCCAAGCAGCGTAACGGTCCGGTCGGTACCGTCGAGCTGGTGTTCTTGAAGAACTTCAACAAATTCGTCAATTACGAGCGTACGCATGCGGATGCATTTGCCGCAGGATAG
- a CDS encoding DHH family phosphoesterase, with translation MPKFLQKRWHGYHTVWAFALVLLLVIFLSFYNTILGLVGLLLAVIGGYAMLKAEMKFRRELVEYIGDLSFRIRRVEGEAVSVLPFGIVLYSEDKTVEWHNQFVVNMFPHQTLVGVSLEELFPQLVKAIRETREKKDGKETQSKEIRLEISHEDKFYGATVIPEERLIYLDEITELVVLRQRYEDERLALGIIMMDNIDEASQGMDDQQRTALIAKVTSEITDWAREFNVYLRRLSSDRYLMMLNHRSLDLLENSRFVILDEVREMTADLKVPLTLSIGLAFGSDDITELGQLAQSSLDMALGRGGDQAAVKAGQRLSFYGGKSNAVEKRTRVRARVISHALRDLMQESDRVIVMGHKLPDMDVIGASVGILKAAQLYKVDAYIVLEGLNPSIERIMAEVRKDEALISRFISTEHAMQMMTEHTLLVVVDTHKASMTMEPRLVQRASRVVVMDHHRRGEEFINDAVLIYLEPYASSTCELVTEVLQYIHDRVSLTPVEATALLAGITVDTKHFALHTGSRTFEAAGFLRRHGADTMLIQRLLKEDLTEFIAKAEVVKHARMVYDHIAIAVAESGEPMPQMLIAQVADMLLNMNDVQASFVISERTDGKIGISARSMGKMNVQMIMERLGGGGHLTNAAVQLDSTLEEAEEQLLEVLADIEAKEGLFE, from the coding sequence ATGCCTAAATTTCTGCAGAAACGCTGGCACGGCTATCACACCGTCTGGGCGTTTGCGCTGGTGCTTCTGCTTGTCATATTCCTGTCGTTCTACAACACGATTCTGGGCCTGGTCGGGCTGCTGCTGGCTGTGATCGGCGGGTACGCAATGCTGAAGGCGGAGATGAAATTCCGGCGGGAACTGGTCGAGTATATCGGCGATCTGTCGTTTCGCATTCGGCGCGTGGAGGGAGAGGCCGTCAGCGTATTGCCGTTCGGAATCGTATTGTACAGCGAGGACAAGACGGTGGAGTGGCATAATCAATTCGTTGTGAATATGTTTCCTCACCAGACGCTGGTCGGCGTATCCTTGGAGGAGCTGTTTCCTCAGCTGGTGAAGGCGATTAGGGAGACGCGGGAGAAGAAGGATGGCAAGGAGACCCAGTCTAAGGAAATTCGGCTGGAAATATCACATGAGGACAAGTTTTATGGGGCGACCGTCATTCCTGAAGAACGGCTGATCTATCTTGATGAGATTACCGAGCTGGTCGTACTGCGCCAGCGGTATGAGGATGAACGTCTGGCGCTCGGCATCATTATGATGGACAACATCGACGAGGCGTCCCAGGGCATGGATGACCAGCAGCGGACGGCACTCATCGCGAAGGTGACCAGCGAAATTACGGACTGGGCCCGGGAGTTTAATGTCTACCTGCGGCGGCTGTCATCGGATCGTTATTTGATGATGCTGAATCACCGGTCGCTGGATCTCTTGGAAAACAGCCGGTTCGTCATCCTCGATGAAGTGCGGGAGATGACCGCTGATTTGAAGGTGCCGCTTACGCTCAGCATCGGTCTTGCTTTCGGCTCTGATGACATTACCGAGCTCGGCCAGCTGGCCCAGTCCAGCCTGGATATGGCCCTAGGAAGGGGCGGCGATCAGGCAGCGGTGAAAGCAGGGCAGCGCCTATCCTTCTATGGCGGCAAATCCAATGCCGTGGAGAAGCGGACACGGGTCCGCGCTCGCGTCATTTCCCATGCGCTGCGCGATCTGATGCAGGAGAGCGACCGCGTTATCGTGATGGGGCACAAGCTGCCCGATATGGACGTGATCGGGGCATCGGTCGGTATTCTGAAAGCCGCTCAGCTGTATAAAGTGGATGCGTATATTGTCCTCGAGGGGCTCAACCCGTCGATTGAGCGGATTATGGCTGAGGTTCGCAAGGATGAAGCCTTGATCAGCCGCTTCATATCGACGGAGCACGCGATGCAGATGATGACCGAGCATACCCTGCTCGTTGTCGTGGACACGCACAAGGCGTCCATGACGATGGAGCCGCGGCTCGTGCAGCGGGCTAGCCGGGTGGTCGTGATGGATCACCATCGCCGCGGCGAGGAATTTATCAACGATGCGGTGCTGATCTATCTGGAGCCGTACGCATCCTCCACCTGTGAGCTCGTGACCGAGGTGCTGCAGTACATTCACGACCGGGTATCGCTTACCCCTGTGGAGGCAACGGCCCTGTTAGCGGGCATAACGGTCGATACGAAGCATTTCGCGCTTCATACCGGGTCCAGAACGTTTGAGGCAGCAGGCTTCCTGCGGCGGCATGGCGCGGATACGATGCTCATCCAACGGCTGCTGAAGGAAGATCTGACAGAATTTATCGCTAAGGCAGAAGTCGTAAAACATGCTAGAATGGTATATGATCACATCGCCATTGCGGTGGCGGAGAGCGGGGAGCCGATGCCGCAAATGCTGATCGCGCAGGTTGCCGATATGCTGCTGAACATGAACGATGTGCAAGCATCGTTTGTTATCAGCGAACGCACAGACGGCAAGATTGGCATCAGTGCCCGTTCGATGGGCAAGATGAATGTTCAGATGATTATGGAACGTCTCGGGGGAGGCGGACACTTAACCAACGCCGCCGTACAGCTGGACTCGACGCTGGAAGAAGCCGAAGAGCAGCTGCTGGAAGTGTTGGCGGACATTGAAGCGAAAGAGGGGTTATTCGAATGA
- a CDS encoding M23 family metallopeptidase, with translation MKGFKGIRWIEGLLRRQQADRSALHNNSTDESELPSHPESTGRAIPRKWIWISAGALLLAGSIYTGGKAYVNANTIPFYHVYVNGQAIGAIADDAELDQLFEEKRQEYQEKYPDVLMVLHTDGITTKADRSFKPDINSEETLNKLDGMLKAYARGVELKVDGKTVAIVKDQETARAAIEAAKLKFTPDADAGKTQTQQVAFKKVSAQASAKNKEGAELESVQIKEEITVAGTKADPNKVLDVEDAVKVLTGTKDKPVTYTVKEGDTITSIAKQFGMKSSEVMALNPGLEEKYMQIGSELQLTQPEAPLTVRTVETVTEKQPSKPETIVRKSDQLPLGKRKVVRPGRDGVKTVSYVVTKENGRVVSKQWTGQEVVQEALPEVVYKGTKVERKVAPKVSKKTSSSKQFAWPVSGARITSSFGHRWGRSHEGIDVVGGSTIMAAASGRVVFSGQQSGYGNVVIVDHGNGYRTLYGHMSRISVSNGQSVSQGQKLGVMGNTGRSTGTHLHFEIQKNGVAQNPMKYL, from the coding sequence ATGAAGGGTTTCAAGGGGATACGGTGGATCGAAGGTTTGCTTCGTAGACAGCAAGCGGATCGCTCCGCCCTACACAACAATTCAACAGACGAGTCCGAGCTGCCTTCTCATCCGGAATCTACTGGACGGGCCATTCCGCGCAAGTGGATTTGGATATCGGCAGGGGCTCTACTCCTAGCAGGATCGATATATACCGGCGGTAAGGCTTATGTGAACGCCAATACCATTCCGTTCTATCATGTATATGTAAACGGGCAGGCGATCGGCGCGATAGCCGATGACGCTGAGCTGGATCAGCTGTTCGAAGAGAAGCGGCAGGAATATCAGGAGAAATATCCGGATGTGCTTATGGTTTTGCATACCGATGGGATTACAACGAAAGCAGACCGCTCCTTCAAGCCGGACATTAACAGCGAGGAAACGCTGAACAAGCTGGACGGCATGCTGAAGGCATATGCTCGAGGCGTCGAGCTGAAGGTGGACGGCAAGACCGTTGCAATCGTTAAGGACCAGGAGACCGCAAGGGCTGCGATTGAGGCTGCCAAGCTGAAATTTACGCCGGACGCGGATGCGGGGAAAACCCAGACGCAGCAGGTTGCTTTTAAGAAGGTCTCTGCTCAAGCCTCTGCCAAGAATAAGGAAGGCGCCGAGCTGGAGTCCGTCCAGATCAAGGAAGAGATTACGGTAGCCGGTACGAAAGCCGATCCGAACAAGGTCCTGGATGTGGAGGACGCCGTGAAGGTGCTGACCGGGACGAAGGACAAGCCGGTGACCTACACGGTGAAAGAGGGGGATACGATCACCTCGATCGCCAAGCAGTTCGGGATGAAATCATCGGAGGTTATGGCCTTGAATCCGGGGCTCGAGGAGAAATACATGCAGATCGGATCCGAGCTTCAGCTTACCCAGCCGGAAGCGCCGCTCACGGTGCGGACGGTCGAGACGGTTACCGAGAAGCAGCCGAGCAAGCCGGAGACGATCGTTCGCAAGAGCGACCAGCTTCCTCTCGGGAAGCGTAAGGTTGTCCGCCCTGGACGAGACGGCGTCAAAACCGTGAGTTACGTGGTAACGAAGGAGAACGGCAGAGTCGTCTCCAAGCAGTGGACCGGCCAAGAGGTGGTTCAGGAGGCGCTGCCGGAGGTTGTTTATAAAGGCACGAAGGTGGAACGCAAGGTCGCACCGAAGGTTAGCAAAAAAACATCGAGCAGCAAGCAGTTCGCCTGGCCGGTGAGTGGAGCGCGCATCACGAGCTCCTTCGGACATCGCTGGGGACGGAGCCATGAGGGCATCGACGTCGTTGGCGGCAGCACCATTATGGCTGCGGCTTCCGGACGGGTGGTCTTCTCCGGCCAGCAGAGCGGGTACGGCAATGTGGTCATCGTGGATCACGGTAACGGGTACCGCACCTTATACGGCCATATGAGCCGGATCTCCGTCAGCAACGGCCAGTCCGTCAGCCAAGGTCAGAAGCTTGGCGTGATGGGCAACACCGGCCGTTCGACCGGCACCCATCTCCATTTTGAAATTCAAAAAAATGGAGTTGCCCAAAACCCGATGAAATATTTATAG
- a CDS encoding glycosyltransferase yields the protein MFIHSQESEPLVSVVIACYNYGVYLEEAIDSCLASTIQNIEIIVVDDGSDDPFTVELFRTMKKPKTKVIRQENKGIPAALNRGIQEARGKYIFRLDADDRIHHTLLEKGALVLDTRPHVGFVTCYLQAFDQENWTWILPPFSLAELLRNNIVVGNSMFRRAAWEGSGGFDEQGIGYEDWDFWIQLTSLGWGGFCIPELLFFYRRHGETESVRQLARQKELREHLRRRHHRAYSMLDAGQLEYSMRQSSAISSNWNIQSENYMVTKPADNKIKIMIIMPWLIIGGAETFFLDLLEALPRDQYHITLVTTIREESPLYQRYDQCTDEIFLLPSICELPEQMEAIIHYLIETRGIQILHNNNSEVGYNILPGLKARFPHLKTIALLHAYVPELPWDHVRHSVQFDPWIDCYNVCRQSMKDTLTNLFHINPDKICLLPNGIDTNLYRPGTAEEYAILKQGFNIPLDKKVISYIARLNTDKDPLKFISIAKQMIASDSADRYRFLIVGEGPLKQQVIEAIGPLSSKIIVLGARGDVHQILKFTDVMASTSPSEGLPISGLEAMAAGVPVIAFAVRGWMDLIHQHHDGILIGRSEAEELDYAQQLMYLLDHPEWKERMSAAARSKIETYYGRDAFLNRYQALYNLLVSGSIPH from the coding sequence ATGTTTATACATTCTCAAGAGAGCGAGCCGCTGGTATCGGTGGTGATTGCATGTTATAACTATGGAGTTTATCTCGAGGAAGCGATTGACTCATGCCTCGCCTCCACGATTCAAAATATCGAGATTATTGTTGTCGATGACGGTTCCGATGACCCCTTTACCGTAGAGCTGTTCCGAACCATGAAGAAGCCGAAGACAAAAGTCATTCGACAAGAGAACAAAGGAATCCCTGCGGCGTTAAACCGGGGCATACAGGAGGCCAGAGGAAAGTATATTTTTCGCCTTGATGCGGATGACCGGATCCACCATACGCTGCTGGAGAAGGGGGCGCTTGTTCTGGACACCCGCCCCCATGTCGGTTTCGTTACTTGTTATCTTCAGGCATTTGATCAAGAGAATTGGACTTGGATCCTCCCCCCCTTCTCCTTGGCCGAGCTGCTTAGAAATAATATCGTGGTCGGGAATTCAATGTTTCGGCGCGCCGCCTGGGAGGGATCGGGGGGATTTGACGAGCAAGGCATAGGCTACGAGGATTGGGACTTCTGGATCCAGCTGACCAGTCTCGGTTGGGGAGGATTCTGTATTCCTGAATTGCTGTTCTTCTACCGCAGACATGGTGAAACCGAGTCCGTCAGACAGCTTGCCCGCCAGAAGGAGCTTCGCGAACATCTTCGGAGAAGGCACCACCGGGCCTACAGCATGCTCGATGCCGGACAGCTGGAGTACAGCATGAGGCAATCGTCTGCGATATCGTCAAACTGGAACATACAGTCAGAAAACTATATGGTGACAAAACCGGCTGACAACAAAATCAAAATTATGATCATCATGCCATGGCTCATTATCGGCGGGGCGGAGACCTTCTTCCTGGATCTGTTGGAGGCCCTGCCTAGAGATCAGTACCATATAACACTGGTCACGACCATTCGGGAGGAAAGTCCGCTTTACCAGAGATATGACCAATGTACCGATGAAATCTTTCTTCTCCCTTCGATTTGCGAGCTGCCGGAGCAAATGGAAGCCATCATTCATTACCTGATCGAAACCAGAGGCATCCAGATTCTCCATAACAATAACAGCGAAGTCGGCTACAATATACTGCCTGGCTTGAAAGCGAGGTTTCCACATCTCAAAACCATTGCCCTGCTGCACGCCTATGTTCCTGAATTGCCATGGGACCATGTAAGACATTCCGTTCAATTCGACCCCTGGATTGACTGCTATAATGTATGCAGACAGTCGATGAAGGACACCTTGACGAACCTGTTCCATATCAATCCCGATAAAATCTGCCTTTTGCCAAATGGGATCGATACGAATTTATATCGTCCGGGTACTGCCGAGGAATATGCCATCCTCAAACAAGGCTTTAACATCCCGCTGGATAAAAAGGTCATCTCCTACATCGCCAGACTGAATACCGACAAGGACCCGTTAAAATTCATTTCCATCGCCAAACAAATGATTGCTTCCGATTCCGCGGATCGGTACCGGTTTCTTATCGTTGGGGAAGGCCCGTTGAAGCAGCAGGTCATTGAGGCCATCGGACCGCTGTCGTCCAAAATCATCGTCCTTGGTGCGCGCGGCGACGTGCATCAGATTCTGAAATTTACGGATGTGATGGCGTCCACCTCACCAAGCGAAGGACTTCCGATTAGCGGCTTGGAGGCGATGGCAGCCGGGGTACCGGTCATTGCATTCGCTGTCCGTGGATGGATGGACTTGATTCACCAGCACCATGACGGCATTCTCATCGGGCGTTCTGAAGCAGAGGAGCTGGATTATGCGCAGCAGCTTATGTACCTCCTGGACCATCCTGAATGGAAAGAGCGAATGAGTGCTGCAGCCCGTTCGAAAATAGAAACCTATTACGGACGCGATGCGTTCCTTAATCGGTATCAGGCACTCTACAATCTGTTGGTTTCAGGCAGCATTCCGCATTAA
- the yycF gene encoding response regulator YycF: MQGTILVVDDEQPIADILKFNLEKEGYEVICAFDGISAVDIALTRRPDLMLLDLMLPGKDGMDVCREVRAANLQIPIIMLTAKDGEIDKVLGLELGADDYVTKPFSTRELLARVKAQMRRQQKPDNTADQTGSTGAGGQGLRLFDLFIDTDMYMVYKGGEALDLTHREYELVYYLARNAGKVMTREHLLQAVWGFEYFGDVRTVDVTIRRLREKIEENPSKPEYILTRRGLGYLMRSPKNGGL; encoded by the coding sequence ATGCAGGGAACTATTCTGGTGGTGGATGACGAACAGCCCATCGCCGATATTTTGAAGTTTAACCTGGAAAAAGAGGGCTATGAGGTCATCTGCGCCTTTGACGGCATCAGTGCGGTCGACATCGCGCTGACTCGGCGCCCGGATCTAATGCTGCTTGATCTGATGCTCCCCGGTAAAGATGGGATGGACGTATGCCGCGAGGTGCGTGCCGCCAACCTGCAGATCCCGATCATCATGCTGACGGCTAAGGACGGAGAGATCGACAAGGTGCTCGGGCTTGAACTCGGGGCGGACGACTACGTGACGAAGCCGTTCAGCACAAGAGAACTGCTGGCCCGGGTGAAGGCGCAGATGCGCCGGCAGCAAAAGCCTGACAACACGGCGGATCAAACGGGCAGTACCGGTGCGGGCGGACAAGGCCTGCGGTTGTTCGATCTGTTTATCGATACGGATATGTATATGGTATACAAGGGCGGCGAGGCCCTTGATCTGACGCACCGGGAGTATGAGCTGGTGTATTATTTGGCGCGCAATGCCGGCAAAGTGATGACCCGTGAGCACTTGCTGCAAGCGGTATGGGGCTTTGAGTACTTCGGGGATGTCCGCACGGTGGATGTGACCATTCGCCGATTGCGGGAGAAGATTGAAGAGAATCCGAGCAAGCCGGAGTATATTTTGACCCGGCGCGGTCTCGGCTACCTGATGCGAAGCCCTAAAAACGGAGGCCTCTAA
- a CDS encoding adenylosuccinate synthase has protein sequence MSTVVVVGTQWGDEGKGKITDYLAESADVVARYQGGNNAGHTILIDGKKFKLSLIPSGVFYKNKTCVIGNGMVVNPAALIEEINYIHDNGFSTDNLVISDRAHVIMPYHMVLDALEEDRKGPNKIGTTRKGIGPCYMDKAARNGIRISDLMDPEEFELKLRHMVKEKNQVITQVYGGEELDVEEILTKYLEYAEIIRPYVRDTSVVLNDAIDEDKKVLFEGAQGVMLDIDQGTYPFVTSSNPSAGGVCIGSGVGPSKIQQVIGVAKSYTTRVGDGPFPTELNNEIGDYIREKGHEYGTVTGRARRVGWFDSVVVRHARRVSGITGLSLNSLDVLSGLETVKICTAYKYRGEEIKHYPSSLKMLAECEAIYEELPGWSEDITGAKTLEDLPENTRRYVERVSELTGIPIAIFSVGRNREQTNQVLPIYE, from the coding sequence ATGTCAACGGTAGTCGTTGTGGGAACACAATGGGGAGATGAAGGGAAAGGGAAGATCACGGATTATTTGGCGGAAAGCGCCGACGTGGTGGCCCGTTACCAAGGCGGCAACAATGCCGGTCACACCATTCTGATTGACGGTAAAAAGTTCAAGCTCAGCTTGATTCCATCCGGAGTATTTTATAAAAATAAAACCTGTGTAATCGGAAACGGCATGGTCGTAAATCCGGCTGCACTGATTGAAGAGATTAATTATATTCACGATAACGGATTCAGCACGGACAATCTGGTCATCAGCGACCGGGCGCATGTCATCATGCCGTACCATATGGTCCTGGATGCACTTGAAGAGGACCGGAAGGGCCCGAACAAGATCGGAACAACCCGCAAAGGGATCGGTCCTTGCTACATGGATAAAGCTGCACGGAACGGGATCCGGATCTCGGATCTGATGGATCCCGAAGAATTCGAGCTGAAGCTTCGCCATATGGTGAAGGAGAAGAATCAGGTGATCACGCAAGTGTACGGCGGCGAGGAGCTCGATGTTGAAGAGATTTTGACGAAGTACCTGGAGTATGCCGAAATTATTCGTCCTTACGTTCGCGATACGTCGGTTGTGCTGAATGATGCGATTGATGAAGACAAGAAGGTGCTGTTCGAAGGCGCACAAGGCGTTATGCTGGATATCGACCAAGGCACCTATCCGTTCGTCACTTCGTCCAACCCTTCAGCCGGCGGCGTATGCATCGGCTCGGGTGTAGGGCCATCCAAGATCCAGCAGGTTATCGGGGTAGCGAAATCGTACACGACCCGTGTCGGCGATGGACCGTTCCCTACCGAGCTGAACAATGAAATCGGCGACTATATCCGGGAAAAAGGCCATGAATACGGCACCGTTACGGGCCGTGCCCGCCGCGTCGGCTGGTTCGACAGCGTCGTTGTCCGTCATGCCCGCCGCGTGAGCGGAATTACCGGCCTGTCGCTGAACTCGCTGGATGTGCTGAGCGGTCTCGAGACCGTTAAGATCTGCACAGCCTACAAATACCGCGGTGAGGAAATCAAGCACTACCCGTCCAGCCTCAAGATGCTGGCCGAGTGCGAAGCGATCTATGAGGAGCTGCCGGGCTGGAGCGAAGACATCACCGGTGCGAAGACGCTGGAGGATCTTCCGGAGAATACACGCCGTTATGTGGAGCGGGTATCGGAGCTGACCGGCATTCCGATTGCGATTTTCTCGGTAGGCCGCAACCGGGAGCAGACGAATCAAGTGCTGCCGATCTACGAGTAA